The following proteins are encoded in a genomic region of Spirosoma sp. SC4-14:
- a CDS encoding helix-turn-helix transcriptional regulator produces MRRSYLGEFEEVVLLTVAVLGDGAYGVAITDELDRQTGRSVSISAVHAALHRLEEKGMLSSRMGDATAERGGRRKRLFTVTALGSRTLHDIRATRDQLWNSIAPNSLPAISI; encoded by the coding sequence ATGAGACGATCGTATTTAGGCGAGTTTGAAGAAGTGGTGTTACTGACGGTTGCCGTGCTGGGCGATGGTGCTTATGGGGTGGCCATTACCGACGAACTGGACCGGCAAACCGGGCGTTCGGTAAGTATTAGCGCTGTTCATGCAGCTTTGCATCGGCTGGAAGAAAAAGGGATGCTTTCCTCACGCATGGGCGATGCTACGGCTGAGCGGGGCGGCCGCCGGAAACGCCTGTTTACGGTTACCGCGCTGGGGAGCCGCACGCTACACGACATCCGGGCTACCCGCGACCAGTTGTGGAATTCAATTGCCCCCAACTCACTTCCCGCCATTAGCATATGA
- a CDS encoding ribonucleoside-diphosphate reductase subunit alpha, producing the protein MYVIKRDGRRESVKFDKITARIEKLCYGLDPAYVQPVEVAMKVVNGLYDGVKTTELDNLAAETAASMTTKHPDYAILAARIAISNLHKETNKSFSGTIKRLYTYEDPKTGENAALISKEVYEVVRQHAALLDSTIIYDRDYGYDYFGYKTLEKSYLLKIDGRIAERPQHMLMRVAVGIHMDDIESAIETYNLLSEKWFTHATPTLFNAGTPKPQMSSCFLLTMQDDSIDGIYDTLKQTAKISQSAGGIGLSIHNIRATGTYIKGTNGTSNGIIPMLRVFNDTARYVDQGGGKRKGSFAIYLEPWHADIYDFLDLKKNSGKEENRARDLFYALWTPDLFMKRVEDNDVWSLFCPHECPGLADCYGDEFEALYTRYEREGRARRTVKAQDLWFKILESQTETGTPYMLYKDAANKKSNQKNLGTIKSSNLCTEIIEYTAPDEVAVCNLASIALPKFITRGTDGVLRFDHQKLYDITKVATRNLNKIIDLNYYPVEEARRSNMRHRPIGLGVQGLADAFIMLRMPFESDEARRLNEDIFETIYFGAMTASMELAKEYGPYETWKGSPISQGQFQFDMWGVNPKSNRWDWESLRKEVVEHGVRNSLLLAPMPTASTSQILGNNECFEPYTSNIYTRRVLSGEFVVVNKHLLRDLVKLGLWNDAMKNNLILANGSIQAIPGIPQNIKDLYKTVWEIKQKHIIDMAADRGAYICQSQSLNIHIQDSNFGKLTSMHFYAWKAGLKTGMYYLRTKAATDAVKFTVVQPQAEPQLEPAMAETAPVEKPLDYAQYAKEHATNATPIPVPMVTDLEQQYAAMTCSLDDPEGCEMCGS; encoded by the coding sequence ATGTACGTAATCAAACGTGACGGACGCCGGGAGTCGGTCAAGTTCGACAAGATTACCGCCAGGATCGAAAAATTGTGCTATGGCCTCGATCCGGCTTATGTTCAGCCCGTTGAGGTTGCCATGAAGGTGGTTAATGGTCTTTACGACGGAGTAAAGACTACTGAGCTGGACAACTTAGCCGCTGAGACAGCCGCATCGATGACCACCAAGCACCCCGACTATGCTATTCTGGCTGCCCGGATTGCTATTTCGAACCTGCATAAAGAAACCAATAAATCGTTCTCGGGGACTATCAAACGCCTGTATACGTACGAAGATCCGAAAACGGGCGAAAACGCGGCACTGATCTCAAAAGAGGTGTATGAAGTTGTACGGCAGCATGCAGCCCTGCTCGATTCGACCATCATTTATGACCGCGACTATGGGTATGATTATTTCGGTTATAAAACCCTCGAAAAATCGTACCTGCTGAAAATTGATGGGCGTATAGCCGAACGGCCGCAGCATATGCTAATGCGGGTAGCAGTTGGTATCCATATGGATGATATTGAGTCGGCAATTGAAACGTATAATCTGCTGAGTGAGAAGTGGTTTACGCACGCGACGCCTACCTTATTCAATGCCGGTACACCCAAACCCCAGATGTCGAGCTGTTTCCTGCTGACCATGCAGGACGACTCAATCGACGGGATTTACGATACGCTGAAGCAGACAGCTAAAATTTCGCAGTCGGCTGGTGGTATCGGTTTGAGCATCCATAACATCCGGGCAACGGGAACCTACATTAAAGGCACTAACGGAACCAGCAATGGTATTATTCCGATGCTGCGGGTATTCAACGATACGGCTCGCTATGTCGACCAGGGTGGTGGAAAACGGAAAGGCTCCTTTGCCATTTATCTGGAACCCTGGCATGCCGACATCTACGACTTTCTGGATCTGAAAAAGAATTCGGGTAAAGAAGAAAACCGCGCCCGCGATTTGTTCTATGCACTCTGGACTCCTGATCTATTCATGAAACGTGTGGAAGACAACGACGTATGGTCGCTGTTTTGCCCACACGAGTGTCCAGGGCTGGCCGATTGTTATGGCGATGAGTTCGAAGCCCTATATACCCGTTATGAGCGCGAAGGTCGTGCACGCCGTACGGTGAAAGCGCAGGATCTGTGGTTTAAGATTCTGGAATCGCAAACCGAAACCGGCACGCCCTATATGCTTTATAAGGATGCGGCTAACAAGAAGTCGAATCAGAAGAATCTGGGCACCATCAAATCGTCGAACCTCTGTACCGAAATTATTGAGTATACAGCACCCGACGAAGTAGCGGTTTGTAATCTTGCATCTATTGCACTGCCAAAATTCATTACTCGTGGCACAGATGGCGTGCTTCGATTCGACCATCAGAAACTATATGATATTACGAAAGTTGCCACGCGCAACCTGAACAAGATCATTGACCTCAACTACTACCCGGTTGAAGAAGCCCGTCGTTCGAATATGCGTCACCGGCCAATTGGTCTGGGCGTGCAGGGGCTGGCGGATGCTTTCATCATGCTGCGGATGCCGTTTGAGTCGGATGAAGCCCGTCGGTTAAACGAAGATATTTTCGAGACGATCTATTTCGGTGCCATGACAGCGTCGATGGAGTTGGCCAAGGAATATGGTCCATACGAAACCTGGAAAGGTTCACCAATTTCGCAGGGGCAATTCCAGTTCGATATGTGGGGCGTAAATCCAAAATCGAATCGCTGGGACTGGGAGTCGTTGCGGAAAGAAGTTGTTGAACACGGTGTTCGGAATTCGTTGTTGCTGGCTCCTATGCCTACCGCTTCGACATCGCAGATTCTGGGTAATAACGAATGTTTTGAGCCCTACACCAGCAATATCTATACACGTCGCGTGTTGTCGGGTGAGTTTGTTGTGGTGAACAAACATCTGCTCCGGGATCTCGTAAAACTTGGACTGTGGAACGATGCCATGAAAAATAACCTGATTCTGGCCAATGGCTCGATCCAGGCCATTCCGGGTATTCCGCAGAATATCAAGGATCTCTACAAAACAGTTTGGGAGATCAAACAGAAACATATTATCGACATGGCCGCCGATCGGGGGGCTTACATTTGTCAGTCGCAATCACTGAACATTCACATTCAGGATTCGAACTTTGGTAAACTGACATCGATGCACTTCTATGCGTGGAAAGCTGGTCTGAAAACCGGTATGTACTACCTGCGTACGAAAGCAGCTACCGACGCCGTGAAGTTCACCGTTGTACAACCTCAGGCCGAACCGCAACTGGAGCCAGCCATGGCCGAAACAGCACCAGTCGAAAAACCACTCGACTACGCCCAGTACGCGAAAGAGCACGCTACCAATGCCACACCAATACCGGTACCAATGGTAACCGATCTGGAACAGCAATATGCGGCTATGACCTGCTCGCTCGACGACCCGGAAGGTTGCGAGATGTGTGGATCATAA
- a CDS encoding SDR family oxidoreductase — MNQPLWSLNGQRALVTGGTKGIGEAIVRQFLELGAAVFIIARDNELLRQQLTAYRQQGHMVEGVAIDVSQPGVAVQIIETVKIKWGKLDILVNNAGTNIRKPTADYTPNEYDHILNTNLRSAYELSQAAYPLLKASEQGGKLVFVSSVSGLTHTSSGSLYGMTKAALLQLTRNLAVEWAPDGIRVNSVAPWYINTPLASPVLNNPEKLSGILKRTPMNRIGEPEEVASVVSFLSMPASGYVSGQIIAVDGGLLAWGY, encoded by the coding sequence ATGAACCAGCCTCTCTGGTCACTAAATGGCCAACGCGCGCTCGTAACGGGCGGCACCAAAGGTATCGGCGAAGCAATTGTCCGGCAATTTCTTGAGCTGGGCGCTGCCGTATTTATTATTGCCCGCGACAACGAGCTTCTTCGGCAACAACTAACAGCCTACCGCCAGCAGGGGCATATGGTAGAAGGGGTGGCTATCGATGTGAGTCAGCCGGGTGTAGCAGTTCAGATTATAGAAACTGTAAAAATAAAATGGGGCAAGCTGGATATTCTGGTTAATAATGCCGGAACGAATATCCGAAAACCGACTGCCGACTATACACCCAATGAGTATGACCACATCCTGAACACCAATCTTCGTTCGGCCTACGAGTTGAGCCAGGCGGCTTATCCCCTGCTGAAGGCTTCGGAACAGGGCGGTAAACTTGTTTTCGTTTCGTCAGTCTCGGGTCTGACGCACACCAGCAGTGGCTCACTCTATGGCATGACCAAAGCCGCGCTACTGCAACTTACCCGCAATCTGGCCGTTGAATGGGCCCCCGACGGTATTCGGGTAAATTCAGTAGCGCCATGGTATATAAACACCCCGCTGGCATCGCCAGTGCTAAATAATCCCGAAAAATTGAGTGGTATTTTGAAACGTACACCTATGAACCGGATTGGTGAGCCCGAAGAAGTAGCATCGGTCGTATCGTTCCTGAGTATGCCCGCTTCGGGATACGTTAGCGGACAAATCATTGCTGTCGATGGCGGCCTGCTGGCCTGGGGCTATTGA
- the trxA gene encoding thioredoxin translates to MNQKETFQQLIKGDKPVLVDFYADWCGPCKQQAPILKQLTDRTGDKVRVIKINVDHAQAAANQYQIRSIPTMIMFKDGKIVWRQSGVQPLHTLENLVKQFAS, encoded by the coding sequence ATGAATCAGAAAGAAACTTTTCAGCAACTAATTAAAGGCGATAAGCCGGTGCTTGTCGACTTCTATGCCGACTGGTGTGGTCCCTGTAAACAACAGGCTCCCATTCTGAAGCAACTTACTGATCGCACTGGCGATAAAGTCCGCGTAATTAAAATTAACGTAGACCATGCTCAGGCAGCTGCCAACCAATATCAAATCCGGAGTATTCCAACTATGATTATGTTTAAAGACGGCAAAATTGTCTGGCGGCAATCGGGCGTACAGCCTCTTCACACTCTTGAAAATCTAGTGAAGCAATTCGCTTCTTAA
- a CDS encoding DUF1684 domain-containing protein has protein sequence MRALLLFGSVFLTTVAVGQTHFANEITQHREVYKNDFLTSSNSPLKSKEDLSYLRFYEPDSTYRVEATVELTPKAEPFEMPTYNGQTRPHVEYAVVSFVLAGKSLQLTLYRNLNLLRLPQYRDYLFLPFRDATSGYATYGGGRYLDLRLGDIKDGRMIIDFNKAYNPYCAYHEGYACPVPPKKNTLPIAIEAGEKTYGKAH, from the coding sequence ATGCGCGCTTTATTGCTTTTTGGGTCTGTATTTCTGACAACTGTTGCGGTTGGCCAAACTCATTTTGCCAACGAAATCACACAGCATCGCGAAGTATATAAAAACGATTTTCTGACCTCGTCCAATAGCCCACTGAAGTCGAAAGAAGATCTGTCATACCTGCGCTTTTATGAGCCTGATTCAACCTATCGGGTGGAGGCAACCGTTGAGCTAACGCCCAAAGCCGAGCCCTTCGAAATGCCCACCTACAATGGGCAAACCCGTCCGCATGTTGAGTATGCGGTGGTGTCGTTTGTATTGGCTGGTAAATCGTTGCAGTTGACTCTTTACCGCAACCTGAACCTGCTTCGATTACCCCAATACCGCGACTACCTTTTTTTGCCATTTCGGGATGCTACCTCAGGTTATGCCACGTATGGTGGAGGACGTTATCTCGATCTTCGTCTGGGCGATATTAAAGACGGACGAATGATTATTGACTTCAATAAAGCCTATAATCCGTATTGTGCTTATCACGAAGGCTACGCTTGCCCTGTTCCTCCCAAAAAAAATACGCTGCCAATAGCGATCGAAGCCGGAGAAAAAACCTATGGCAAGGCACACTAA
- a CDS encoding dual specificity protein phosphatase family protein: MELYQIDDKGSLFISPTIDNWEPISQLTIDAVFNLDSSLDQNIPAIMNQTLYIFFPFEDHELPDIRKLHALARFGASLINNGHQVLSHCGMGHNRSALLAGLILTYMGFTGQDAVRLIQSKRHGALYNRTFASYLKTIPAYGIRELSDRPISMFN, translated from the coding sequence ATGGAGCTCTATCAAATTGATGACAAAGGGTCACTATTTATTTCCCCTACGATCGATAACTGGGAACCCATTTCCCAACTCACTATAGACGCCGTATTTAATCTGGATAGTTCGCTGGATCAGAATATCCCGGCAATTATGAACCAGACGCTTTATATTTTTTTCCCATTCGAAGATCACGAACTCCCCGATATACGGAAATTACACGCGCTGGCCCGCTTCGGCGCTAGTTTAATTAACAATGGTCATCAGGTTTTATCACACTGCGGCATGGGGCATAATCGATCAGCTCTTTTGGCTGGACTAATCCTGACTTATATGGGATTTACTGGACAAGATGCTGTTCGGCTGATTCAATCGAAACGACACGGAGCATTGTATAACCGAACGTTTGCTTCTTATCTGAAAACCATTCCGGCGTATGGAATTCGGGAACTTTCTGACCGGCCAATTTCAATGTTTAACTAA
- a CDS encoding M20/M25/M40 family metallo-hydrolase gives MTRLTTATYLLGIVSTFWLLMPLAGQAQKLNAQRIDELVDKQMWPAIDELSEYVALPNDAINADDIQKNIAWTEKAFARRGFQTSVLKTARLPLLLAEKTFPKATQTVLFYFHLDGQPVRASEWKQNDPFVAVLKEKTTAGTYIDLPASLPKTTVNDEWRLFGRSTSDDKGPIIMMLNALDIVQAQKQTPPFNVKIIIDSEEEKGSPGLKSALASYKDKLRANYMIVMDGPMHSSNLPTLTFGCRGNAGFTITTYGPVTPQHSGHFGNYAPNPGFRLARLIASMKDEQGRVLIPGFYDGISFDDESRTIMAAVPDNKQNINKTLQIAEEEKVGTNYQESLQYPSLNIRGMKSAVVGPGSGTIIPEEAVASFDIRLVPETDGKRMVELVRMHIEKQGFTVLDHVPGTEERLMHSQIVFFEGNAGTPAFRTNTNAPMGVWLRKALSDSFGKDPVVIRIMGGTVPVVPFIQALTIPAVIVPLVNMDNNQHSPNENLRVGNLRTGLKTCLAILTAPLPEQPR, from the coding sequence TTGACCAGATTAACTACAGCTACCTATCTTTTGGGCATAGTAAGCACATTCTGGTTGCTTATGCCATTGGCGGGCCAGGCCCAAAAATTGAACGCACAGCGGATAGATGAACTGGTCGATAAGCAGATGTGGCCTGCTATTGATGAACTGAGTGAGTATGTTGCTCTGCCAAATGATGCCATCAATGCCGACGATATACAAAAGAACATTGCCTGGACCGAAAAAGCGTTTGCCAGGCGTGGCTTTCAAACATCGGTACTGAAAACAGCACGGTTGCCATTGCTTCTGGCCGAAAAAACCTTTCCGAAAGCTACACAAACCGTTCTGTTCTATTTCCATCTGGATGGCCAACCGGTTCGAGCCAGCGAGTGGAAACAGAACGATCCATTTGTGGCAGTATTAAAGGAGAAAACAACCGCAGGCACCTATATTGATTTGCCCGCCAGCTTGCCAAAAACCACAGTCAACGATGAGTGGCGGCTGTTTGGCCGGTCGACCTCAGATGACAAAGGACCAATCATTATGATGCTGAATGCTTTGGATATTGTGCAGGCTCAGAAGCAGACTCCGCCGTTTAATGTTAAAATTATTATCGATTCGGAAGAAGAAAAAGGCTCGCCGGGGCTAAAAAGCGCTTTGGCGTCCTATAAAGACAAACTCCGGGCCAACTACATGATTGTGATGGATGGCCCAATGCACTCATCTAATCTGCCGACACTAACTTTTGGGTGCCGGGGCAATGCCGGTTTTACCATAACAACCTATGGCCCGGTTACTCCGCAGCACAGTGGCCATTTTGGTAACTATGCACCTAATCCGGGGTTTCGTCTGGCCCGGCTGATTGCCTCTATGAAGGATGAGCAGGGCCGGGTATTGATTCCGGGTTTTTACGATGGAATTTCATTCGACGACGAAAGCCGAACGATTATGGCGGCCGTGCCGGATAACAAACAGAACATTAACAAAACGCTGCAAATTGCTGAAGAAGAAAAAGTAGGAACCAACTACCAGGAATCACTGCAATATCCGTCGCTAAACATACGAGGGATGAAATCGGCGGTGGTAGGGCCCGGTTCCGGAACAATTATTCCCGAGGAGGCTGTAGCCAGTTTCGATATTCGGTTAGTACCCGAAACGGATGGAAAACGGATGGTTGAATTGGTGCGGATGCACATCGAAAAACAAGGCTTCACCGTTCTGGACCATGTTCCGGGCACCGAAGAACGACTTATGCATTCGCAGATTGTATTTTTCGAAGGAAATGCCGGTACACCAGCGTTTCGGACCAATACTAATGCGCCAATGGGGGTTTGGCTCCGTAAAGCCCTCTCCGATAGTTTTGGTAAAGACCCGGTTGTTATCCGGATTATGGGAGGTACGGTGCCGGTTGTGCCATTTATTCAGGCCTTAACGATTCCGGCCGTTATTGTTCCGCTCGTGAACATGGATAACAATCAGCACAGTCCGAACGAAAACTTACGAGTAGGTAATCTGCGAACGGGCCTCAAAACCTGTCTGGCTATTCTGACAGCTCCGCTGCCTGAGCAACCCCGTTAA
- a CDS encoding D-arabinono-1,4-lactone oxidase, translating to MKKRTFLKLSSALMTAPVFSPLASWASDDKLKNWAGNYTYSTDRLYQAKSLKQVQELVKKYDKLKVLGTRHCFNGIADSTHNLISLRQMDQVLGLDTKAHTVTIDANLSYGQLAPYLESKGFALHNLASLPHISVAGACATATHGSGVKNGNLSTAVSAMEIVTAAGEVRKLSRQKDGDMFRAAVVHLGALGVVTKVTLNVVPTFQMRQDVYENLPLDQLKNHFEAIASAGYSVSLFTDWQKKRINEVWIKRKIEKGVKLDAKPEFFGAKRATKNLHPIAELSAENCTEQLGVAGPWYERLPHFKMGFTPSSGKELQSEYFVPRKNAVEAILAVEHLRDHISPHLLISELRTIDADDLWMSPCYKQPSLAIHFTWKQDWASVKKALPMIEKALAPFTVRPHWGKLFTLSPSVLQSRYEKLPDFKKLVKEYDPKGKFRNAFLDSTIYG from the coding sequence ATGAAAAAAAGAACGTTTCTTAAGCTTTCTTCTGCATTAATGACTGCTCCTGTATTTTCTCCGTTAGCGAGTTGGGCATCCGACGATAAGCTAAAAAACTGGGCCGGGAATTACACCTACAGCACCGACCGACTCTATCAGGCCAAATCGCTCAAGCAGGTCCAGGAACTGGTCAAAAAGTATGACAAACTAAAAGTGCTCGGCACCCGGCACTGTTTCAACGGTATTGCCGATAGTACACATAATCTGATCTCCCTGCGGCAGATGGACCAGGTTCTTGGCCTGGACACAAAAGCGCATACAGTAACCATTGATGCCAATCTGAGCTATGGGCAGTTAGCTCCCTATCTGGAAAGCAAAGGATTTGCTCTGCATAATCTGGCTTCATTACCTCACATTTCCGTTGCCGGAGCCTGTGCTACGGCAACCCATGGATCGGGCGTAAAAAATGGTAACCTATCAACGGCAGTGTCGGCAATGGAAATCGTGACGGCAGCGGGTGAAGTCCGAAAGTTGTCGCGGCAGAAAGATGGCGATATGTTTCGGGCAGCGGTTGTTCATCTGGGGGCGCTGGGCGTGGTGACCAAGGTCACGCTCAATGTGGTACCAACATTTCAGATGCGGCAGGATGTATATGAAAACCTACCGCTGGATCAGCTAAAAAACCACTTTGAGGCCATTGCTTCCGCTGGCTATAGCGTGAGTCTGTTTACTGACTGGCAAAAGAAGCGGATCAACGAGGTCTGGATTAAACGAAAAATTGAGAAAGGCGTTAAACTGGATGCTAAGCCTGAATTCTTTGGTGCTAAGCGGGCCACCAAAAACCTGCATCCTATTGCTGAGCTTTCGGCCGAAAATTGTACTGAGCAACTGGGAGTTGCGGGACCCTGGTACGAACGATTACCGCATTTCAAAATGGGCTTCACGCCTAGTAGCGGCAAGGAACTTCAATCTGAATATTTTGTGCCCCGGAAAAATGCAGTTGAGGCTATTCTGGCCGTAGAACACCTCCGCGACCATATTAGCCCACATTTGCTGATTTCAGAACTGCGCACCATCGATGCCGACGATCTATGGATGAGTCCATGCTATAAACAGCCGAGCCTGGCTATTCACTTCACCTGGAAACAAGATTGGGCTTCAGTAAAAAAAGCCTTACCGATGATCGAAAAAGCACTGGCTCCGTTCACTGTTCGGCCGCATTGGGGTAAATTGTTTACCCTCTCCCCATCGGTGCTCCAGTCGCGGTACGAAAAATTGCCAGATTTTAAGAAACTGGTAAAGGAATACGATCCGAAAGGTAAATTCCGTAATGCGTTTCTGGACTCGACTATCTATGGATAG
- a CDS encoding ABC transporter permease — MNMAPRPVKSPPRWADWLLEWFCAPHLLEEVQGDLHERFERNCQQVNIGFARRQYGREVLGFLRPFAVKRKPSQYPSTPLLSIDMLQNYFKIAFRNLTRNKAYSTINIVGLSIGLAAAMMIILYTKDEVSYDRFHKNNPLIYRITSKAITPAGVAKYRQPYTGFFPGPKFQAGVPEIQTFVRYQLNGKDMKLGNDVINQEVYLADTSFFSVFTFPLIHGNPKTALQRPHSVVISDEMAKKQFGTTDALGKIMYLRDDDQFEPYTVTGITRKAPQNSSVKFDVLLPLKVSAEEMSNNENWFNVFLNTFVVLSPNASKKVVEAKMNQVYLADAREGIKAIAEKFNETDKTIYELQPLTDMHLSKELPANNGLVDESNPVFSYILSGIALFILLIACINFVNLTVARSLKRAKEIGVRKVVGSARSQLILQFLGESFLLCFAAFVLAIGLLELALPTFNQLANKALSLSYLFDIKLVAGYIALFFLTSLLSGFYPALILSGYDPVKTLYNRFNLSGKNYLQKSLVVLQFSLASFLIIASLTIYSQFDYLTNTPLGYDDKNLVMIDKSNLKRSEVKLLRDELTKNANIIDIAPKNGGRWGTVAKINGDTQLSFTYETVDEAYIPLLKISIVTGRNFSTQFPSDSSESVIVNESFVKKAEWKKTLGQIVNFWLNNDKKYKVIGVVKDYHYGSLSEKIRPQLFTMRAGNQYGKAFIKIKPNTETASLRHLEKTFKRLFPLSPYTYTFLDQENLKRYESEAKWKQMVLFGAILTIFISCIGLFGLATLSAERRTKEIGIRKVLGASVASIVQMLSTDFLKLVSLSFLFAFPAAWYAMEHWLESYPYRISLSAWIFASTALIAITIAFFTVSWQSLQAAVINPVKSLKTE, encoded by the coding sequence ATGAATATGGCGCCACGACCGGTAAAATCACCACCCCGCTGGGCAGACTGGTTGCTCGAATGGTTCTGTGCTCCGCATCTGCTGGAGGAAGTGCAGGGCGATTTGCACGAACGATTCGAGCGAAACTGCCAACAAGTTAACATCGGGTTTGCTCGTCGACAATATGGACGGGAAGTACTTGGTTTTTTACGACCGTTTGCCGTAAAGCGCAAACCCAGTCAATATCCGTCAACTCCTTTACTCAGTATCGATATGTTACAAAATTATTTCAAGATCGCTTTTCGGAATCTTACCCGGAATAAGGCCTATTCGACCATCAATATTGTGGGCCTGAGCATCGGCTTAGCAGCCGCCATGATGATCATACTGTATACGAAAGATGAAGTTAGCTATGATCGGTTTCATAAGAACAATCCATTGATCTACCGGATTACGAGTAAGGCGATTACGCCTGCTGGCGTTGCCAAATACCGACAACCCTATACCGGATTTTTTCCTGGACCCAAGTTTCAGGCTGGCGTGCCTGAGATTCAAACATTCGTCCGTTATCAGTTGAATGGAAAAGATATGAAGTTGGGGAATGACGTAATAAATCAGGAGGTTTATCTGGCCGATACCAGCTTCTTCTCGGTCTTTACGTTTCCGCTGATCCACGGTAATCCGAAAACCGCTTTGCAACGGCCCCATTCGGTCGTTATATCTGACGAGATGGCAAAAAAACAGTTTGGCACTACCGATGCGCTGGGCAAGATTATGTACTTAAGAGATGACGATCAGTTTGAGCCATACACTGTAACTGGTATCACCAGAAAAGCGCCCCAAAACTCATCCGTCAAATTCGATGTACTGCTCCCCCTTAAAGTCAGTGCCGAAGAAATGAGTAATAACGAAAACTGGTTCAATGTGTTTTTGAACACGTTTGTTGTACTTAGTCCAAATGCCAGTAAAAAAGTCGTAGAGGCTAAAATGAATCAGGTTTATCTGGCCGATGCGCGCGAAGGGATCAAAGCAATTGCGGAGAAGTTCAACGAAACCGACAAAACGATTTATGAACTTCAGCCACTGACCGACATGCACCTGAGTAAAGAGCTACCGGCCAATAATGGTCTTGTGGATGAGAGCAATCCAGTGTTTTCCTATATTTTGTCGGGTATTGCGTTGTTTATTCTGCTCATTGCCTGTATCAATTTTGTGAATCTCACGGTAGCACGGTCGCTAAAGCGGGCAAAAGAAATTGGGGTTCGTAAGGTGGTTGGCAGTGCCCGATCGCAATTGATCTTGCAATTTCTTGGCGAATCGTTCCTGCTCTGCTTTGCCGCCTTCGTATTGGCCATTGGCCTTCTCGAACTGGCGTTGCCCACCTTTAATCAACTAGCAAATAAAGCACTGTCGCTTTCCTATCTGTTCGACATAAAACTGGTGGCTGGATATATAGCCTTGTTTTTTCTGACCAGCCTATTATCAGGATTCTATCCGGCCCTGATTTTATCGGGATACGATCCGGTCAAAACGCTTTACAACCGTTTCAATTTATCGGGTAAAAATTACCTGCAAAAATCACTCGTTGTCTTACAGTTTTCACTGGCTTCGTTTCTGATTATTGCTTCCTTAACCATATACTCCCAGTTTGATTATCTGACCAATACGCCGTTGGGATATGATGATAAAAATCTGGTGATGATTGACAAATCGAATCTGAAACGGAGCGAAGTGAAACTGCTCAGAGATGAGCTGACCAAAAACGCCAACATTATTGATATTGCTCCAAAGAATGGCGGTCGCTGGGGAACGGTAGCTAAAATAAACGGCGATACCCAACTTAGTTTTACCTACGAAACGGTCGATGAAGCCTATATTCCGTTGCTAAAGATTTCGATCGTAACGGGCCGAAATTTTTCGACTCAGTTTCCGTCCGATTCTTCGGAATCAGTTATTGTGAACGAATCATTTGTGAAGAAGGCCGAGTGGAAAAAAACTCTTGGGCAGATTGTGAATTTCTGGCTTAACAACGATAAAAAATATAAGGTTATTGGTGTCGTAAAAGATTACCACTACGGTTCGTTGAGCGAAAAAATACGTCCACAATTGTTTACGATGCGGGCTGGTAATCAGTATGGGAAAGCATTCATTAAAATCAAACCCAATACCGAAACCGCCAGCCTTCGCCATCTTGAAAAAACCTTTAAACGGCTTTTTCCACTAAGCCCGTACACCTATACGTTTTTGGACCAGGAGAACTTGAAGCGGTATGAATCGGAAGCGAAATGGAAGCAAATGGTCTTGTTTGGTGCCATTCTGACGATCTTCATTTCGTGTATTGGCCTGTTTGGATTAGCAACGCTCTCGGCCGAACGCCGAACTAAAGAGATTGGTATTCGAAAAGTACTGGGAGCTTCGGTTGCCAGCATTGTTCAAATGCTCTCGACCGATTTCCTGAAACTGGTCTCTCTGTCGTTTTTGTTTGCGTTTCCGGCGGCCTGGTATGCTATGGAACACTGGCTCGAAAGTTATCCATACCGTATTAGTTTGAGCGCCTGGATATTTGCCAGTACAGCCTTGATCGCCATTACCATAGCCTTCTTCACCGTTAGCTGGCAATCGTTGCAGGCTGCGGTTATAAATCCGGTAAAAAGTTTGAAAACGGAGTAA